The following coding sequences are from one Terriglobales bacterium window:
- a CDS encoding TlpA disulfide reductase family protein: MKLFAGILLLATSAFSQTHDKSAISGIWEGSATVRGQQVPVRLQISGTASDLKAALINGAEEAPASSASFTDGHLVLSFNYYARSLDATLANGELTGTFGLVAALTEGSHAAPRVPATLHRAAAKKVAETGSPDIKGEWEIAVKSSKGESAWQLRVEPSGVKTADIRAVIQRIDGDTGSLYGSWDGHEYTVSHFTAAGPALYSLTPQADGTLLVSNLLAAEAQKAQQRDLVARRPAEARKENLAAPTESTEQTTVKDPSKRFVFSFPDLNGKVVSNTDPQFDGKVVIVAVGGSWCPNCHDEAPFLESLYKQFHGQGLEIVNLSFEEADQLKDPMRLRAFIARYGLTYTVLVAGTPDELAEKIPQGEHLNCWPTSFILGRDGRVREVHAGFAGPANKPAHEALKQEVTGLVEGLLAEPVPTQNAAR; the protein is encoded by the coding sequence ATGAAGCTCTTTGCTGGAATTCTCCTGCTTGCTACATCAGCTTTCTCTCAAACTCATGACAAATCAGCCATTTCTGGAATCTGGGAGGGCAGCGCCACTGTTCGCGGTCAACAGGTTCCTGTACGTCTTCAGATCAGCGGAACGGCTTCGGATCTGAAGGCAGCTCTTATTAACGGGGCTGAGGAGGCGCCAGCATCGAGTGCAAGTTTCACGGATGGGCACCTTGTTTTGAGCTTCAATTACTATGCACGATCGCTTGACGCCACGCTTGCAAACGGTGAATTAACAGGGACTTTTGGCTTGGTGGCGGCGCTGACCGAGGGAAGCCACGCGGCCCCTCGTGTGCCGGCTACTCTTCATCGTGCGGCGGCAAAGAAGGTGGCGGAGACTGGTAGTCCGGATATCAAGGGCGAGTGGGAGATTGCTGTAAAGAGCTCCAAAGGGGAGTCGGCGTGGCAGTTGCGGGTCGAGCCGAGTGGGGTGAAAACGGCTGATATCAGGGCGGTTATCCAACGGATTGATGGAGATACGGGATCGCTCTATGGCTCCTGGGATGGGCATGAATATACGGTTTCGCACTTTACAGCGGCGGGGCCCGCACTCTATTCCTTGACGCCGCAGGCTGATGGAACTTTGCTTGTGAGCAACCTGCTGGCGGCGGAGGCGCAGAAGGCACAGCAGCGTGATCTGGTGGCTCGTCGTCCGGCGGAGGCGCGTAAGGAAAACCTTGCAGCGCCTACGGAATCGACGGAGCAGACTACGGTGAAAGACCCTTCTAAGCGCTTTGTTTTCAGCTTTCCGGACTTGAATGGGAAGGTGGTATCGAATACCGATCCGCAGTTTGATGGGAAGGTGGTTATTGTTGCGGTGGGTGGGTCGTGGTGCCCGAACTGCCATGATGAGGCGCCGTTTCTGGAGAGCCTCTATAAGCAGTTTCATGGGCAGGGGTTGGAGATCGTAAACCTCTCATTCGAGGAGGCTGATCAGCTGAAGGACCCTATGCGGCTGAGGGCTTTTATCGCTCGGTATGGGCTTACTTATACGGTGCTGGTGGCGGGGACGCCGGATGAGTTGGCGGAGAAGATTCCGCAGGGTGAACATCTGAATTGCTGGCCTACGTCGTTCATTCTAGGGCGTGATGGGCGAGTGCGGGAGGTTCATGCGGGGTTTGCGGGGCCGGCGAATAAGCCTGCTCATGAGGCTCTCAAGCAGGAGGTTACCGGGTTGGTGGAGGGACTGTTGGCGGAGCCGGTTCCTACGCAAAATGCGGCTCGGTAA